Proteins from a single region of Syntrophales bacterium:
- the trkA gene encoding Trk system potassium transporter TrkA, which translates to MKIIIVGAGEVGYHIAKKLSEEKQDVVLIDKDPGKIRRIGENLDVQSYQGSGTSPQVLRDSGIADADMLVAATDSDEVNLISCLLARSLNRHMLKVARVKNEEYLRETDLFQKELLGVDLIISPRIMMVETILNLMKIPGASEAVDFVGGKVKLIGFFVTDDLPFSGQKLSALRGFEGRALVAAIVRGHRILIPSGGDTIQPHDLVYMAVRADHLDDTLERLNLKGGPVKNIFIVGGGETGYAVARALDGRGLNVRILDHDGDRCKKMAATLDKVLVIRGDGTDRDLLREENAGASDLFIALTGDEESNVFISLLAKGLGARRTITRVSKLSYMPVVSAMGLDTVLNPRMAAVRAILQYIRRGRILSVTPLREEQAEAIEAEALETSEIVRAPLSRVKFPKGAILGAIVRGEEIIIPRGDTVVKPKDRLIIFAMQDVVARLEKLLTVKLEYFE; encoded by the coding sequence GTGAAGATCATCATCGTCGGGGCCGGCGAGGTCGGCTACCACATCGCGAAGAAACTGTCGGAAGAGAAGCAGGACGTGGTGCTCATCGACAAGGATCCGGGCAAGATCCGGCGGATCGGCGAGAACCTGGATGTCCAGTCCTACCAGGGTTCCGGCACCAGCCCGCAGGTTCTCCGGGATTCCGGGATCGCGGATGCGGACATGCTGGTTGCAGCGACGGACAGCGACGAGGTGAACCTGATCTCCTGCCTCCTGGCCCGGAGCCTCAATCGCCACATGCTCAAGGTCGCCCGGGTGAAAAACGAGGAGTACCTCCGCGAGACGGATCTCTTCCAGAAGGAGCTTCTCGGAGTCGACCTGATCATCAGCCCCCGGATCATGATGGTGGAGACGATCCTGAACCTCATGAAGATTCCCGGGGCCTCCGAAGCGGTCGATTTCGTCGGCGGCAAGGTCAAGCTGATCGGATTTTTCGTGACGGACGACCTGCCCTTTTCGGGGCAGAAGCTGAGCGCGCTCCGTGGATTCGAGGGAAGAGCCCTGGTGGCGGCCATCGTCCGGGGGCACCGGATCCTGATCCCCAGCGGCGGAGACACGATCCAGCCCCACGACCTGGTCTACATGGCGGTCCGGGCGGATCACCTCGACGACACCCTCGAACGGCTCAACCTGAAGGGGGGGCCCGTGAAGAACATCTTCATCGTCGGTGGCGGCGAGACGGGGTACGCCGTGGCCCGGGCCCTCGACGGCCGTGGCCTCAACGTCCGGATCCTGGACCATGACGGGGACCGCTGCAAGAAAATGGCGGCGACCCTGGACAAGGTCCTGGTCATCCGCGGCGACGGGACGGACCGCGACCTGCTCCGCGAGGAAAACGCCGGTGCCTCGGACCTGTTCATCGCCCTCACGGGCGACGAGGAGAGCAACGTCTTCATCTCCCTCCTCGCCAAGGGATTGGGCGCCCGCCGCACGATCACCCGGGTGAGCAAGCTCAGCTACATGCCCGTGGTCTCCGCCATGGGGCTCGACACGGTCCTGAATCCGCGGATGGCGGCGGTTCGGGCGATTCTCCAGTACATCCGCCGGGGGCGGATCCTGTCGGTGACCCCCCTTCGGGAGGAGCAGGCCGAGGCCATCGAGGCGGAGGCCCTGGAGACCTCCGAGATCGTCCGCGCCCCCCTCTCTCGGGTCAAGTTCCCCAAGGGGGCGATCCTCGGGGCCATCGTGCGGGGGGAGGAGATCATCATCCCCCGGGGTGATACCGTCGTCAAACCGAAGGACCGGCTCATCATCTTCGCCATGCAGGACGTCGTCGCCCGGCTGGAAAAGCTCCTGACGGTGAAGCTGGAGTATTTTGAATGA
- a CDS encoding TrkH family potassium uptake protein has translation MNGRLIAYLLSILVLDLGLFMVLPVLVSLWYGEPCARQLFLAAILTGCLGLAMRAASGRPADRYLSHRDGVAIVTGGWVLAGLVATLPYLLTGTIPDFTDAYFECISGFTTTGSSIFSNVEVLPRGVLFWRSLTQWLGGMGIIVLSIAILPFLGIGGMQLYKAETPSPVVDKLTPRISDTARVLWKVYVLLTLMQIILLLFGGMSLFDAVCHAFTTMPTGGFSTKNASIAAYNSVYIEVVVTVFMVLAGMNFALHYRLLRGDFRSVRKDPEIRVYLLIFGVLTLLVAVDLFGRTCPSATQALRYASFQVASILTTTGYTTADFEQWPAFSQIVLLLCMFLGSMAGSTGGGIKTLRLLLLAKHAYLEIVRVIHPHAMTIVKLGNVPVSQSVLRSVWGFFILFMGIFVLATLVMSALGVDFLTSVSSVASCLGNVGPGLGAVGPMDNFGGLPAAGKWVLIACMLLGRLEIYTVLVFLMPRFWKD, from the coding sequence ATGAACGGGCGGCTCATAGCCTACCTGCTTTCCATCCTCGTCCTCGACCTGGGCCTCTTTATGGTCCTGCCCGTCCTGGTCTCCCTCTGGTACGGGGAGCCGTGCGCCCGGCAGCTGTTTCTCGCTGCGATCCTCACCGGATGCCTGGGCCTGGCCATGCGGGCCGCCTCGGGCCGGCCCGCCGACCGGTACCTGAGCCACCGGGACGGAGTCGCCATTGTGACGGGAGGGTGGGTGCTGGCCGGCCTGGTGGCGACCCTGCCCTATCTCCTGACGGGGACCATCCCGGATTTCACGGACGCCTACTTCGAGTGCATCTCCGGTTTCACCACCACGGGCTCCAGCATTTTCAGCAACGTCGAAGTTCTGCCGAGGGGCGTCCTCTTCTGGCGGAGCCTCACCCAGTGGCTCGGGGGCATGGGGATCATCGTCCTGTCCATCGCGATCCTTCCCTTCCTGGGGATCGGGGGGATGCAGCTCTACAAGGCGGAGACGCCCAGCCCCGTCGTGGACAAGCTGACGCCGCGGATCTCCGACACGGCCAGGGTCCTGTGGAAAGTATACGTCCTGCTGACGCTGATGCAGATTATCCTGCTCCTCTTCGGCGGCATGTCCCTCTTCGACGCCGTCTGCCACGCCTTCACGACGATGCCCACGGGCGGCTTTTCCACGAAGAATGCAAGCATCGCCGCCTATAACAGCGTCTATATCGAGGTCGTGGTGACCGTGTTCATGGTCCTGGCGGGGATGAACTTCGCCCTGCATTACCGGCTGCTCCGGGGAGATTTCCGTTCTGTCCGGAAAGATCCGGAGATCCGGGTCTATCTCCTCATTTTCGGAGTCCTGACGCTCCTGGTGGCGGTGGACCTTTTCGGCCGGACCTGCCCGTCGGCGACGCAGGCCCTCCGTTACGCCTCCTTCCAGGTGGCCTCGATCCTGACGACAACCGGCTATACCACGGCGGACTTCGAGCAGTGGCCCGCCTTTTCCCAGATCGTGCTGCTCCTGTGCATGTTCCTCGGCAGTATGGCCGGATCCACCGGCGGCGGCATCAAGACGCTCCGCCTGCTCCTGCTTGCCAAGCACGCCTACCTCGAGATCGTCCGCGTAATCCATCCCCACGCCATGACCATCGTGAAACTCGGGAATGTCCCCGTCTCCCAGTCCGTCCTCCGCAGCGTCTGGGGATTTTTTATCCTCTTCATGGGCATCTTCGTCCTGGCGACGCTTGTCATGAGCGCCCTGGGAGTCGATTTTCTGACCTCCGTCTCTTCCGTGGCCTCCTGCCTGGGAAACGTGGGGCCCGGGTTGGGCGCCGTCGGGCCGATGGATAATTTCGGCGGCCTGCCGGCGGCGGGAAAGTGGGTGCTCATCGCCTGCATGCTCCTGGGGAGGCTGGAGATTTATACGGTATTGGTATTCCTGATGCCCCGCTTCTGGAAGGACTGA
- the pyrR gene encoding bifunctional pyr operon transcriptional regulator/uracil phosphoribosyltransferase PyrR codes for MEKKKVVMDAEGIDRSLTRIAYEILEKNKGIEDLVLIGIRTGGIYLAQRLQIKIEQIEKARVPMGIVDITLYRDDLQTSKRKPQLGKTDIPFSLDGRKVVLVDDVLFTGRTIRAAMDALIDFGRPKLIQLAVLIDRGHRELPIRADFVGKNLPSSLWEDVSVHLTEKNGVDEVVIEPGQE; via the coding sequence ATGGAAAAGAAAAAAGTGGTCATGGATGCGGAAGGCATCGACCGTTCCCTCACGCGGATCGCCTATGAGATTCTCGAGAAGAACAAGGGAATCGAAGACCTGGTCCTGATCGGCATCCGGACGGGCGGAATCTATCTCGCCCAGCGGCTGCAGATCAAGATCGAGCAGATTGAAAAGGCCCGCGTGCCCATGGGGATCGTCGACATCACCCTGTACCGGGACGACCTTCAGACTTCCAAACGGAAGCCCCAACTGGGCAAGACGGACATCCCCTTCTCCCTGGACGGCCGCAAGGTCGTCCTGGTGGACGACGTCCTGTTCACCGGGCGGACGATCCGGGCGGCCATGGACGCCCTGATCGACTTCGGACGGCCGAAGCTCATCCAACTGGCCGTCCTGATCGACCGGGGGCACCGGGAGCTCCCCATCCGGGCCGATTTCGTCGGCAAGAACCTTCCCTCCTCCCTCTGGGAGGATGTGAGCGTGCACCTGACGGAAAAGAACGGCGTCGACGAAGTCGTCATCGAGCCCGGCCAGGAATGA